In the Oxyura jamaicensis isolate SHBP4307 breed ruddy duck chromosome 18, BPBGC_Ojam_1.0, whole genome shotgun sequence genome, one interval contains:
- the SLC16A5 gene encoding monocarboxylate transporter 6 isoform X2 — protein MSRGGAAARGAAKPQDRGWAWMVLLAAVLLQGLTLGFPSCIGVFFTDLQHEFQASNSETSWFPSIMVAVLHGGGPLCSILVKRFGYRFAVMLGGLLSSVGMVSSSFCKSLGQLYLTAGLITGLGSCFSFQAGVTALGHYFVRWQALANAMASTGVSLGFTLWPLLSQYMLDEMGWRNTFLIFGGILLNCCVCGAIMRPVQLASGSLVQLPRPGEDSGRRAEEAQLSNGASSPHLKYQQQNRKTACFQMLQKYLAFDIFCQNKGYQIYTIGVTWMMMGFVLPHVYLVPYAIQNGVEERKAALLISIIGFINIFIRPLTGLLSGHRIFTGRRIYLFSLAVLLCGLSNFICIISAEFSVLIVYCVILSIAMSGIGALTFQVLMDVVEMDRFSSALGLFTVLESITLLIGPPLTGLLVDITNDFHYVFYTSSFLMISAALFMGLSFCALEKKRNLKEASKVPLDNPSRYQYNDTPAELQPESQSTPAVVYITSI, from the exons ATGTCccgaggaggagcagcagcacggggagcTGCCAAGCCCCAGGACCGGGGCTGGGCATGGATGGTCCTGCTCGccgcagtgctgctgcaggggctgacGCTGGGCTTCCCCTCCTGCATCGGCGTCTTCTTCACGGACCTCCAGCACGAGTTCCAGGCCTCCAACAGTGAGACGTCGTGGTTCCCATCCATCATGGTGGCTGTGCTGCACGGAGGTG GACCCCTCTGCAGCATCTTGGTGAAGCGATTTGGCTACAGGTTTGCCGTGATGCTGGGAGGCCTGCTCAGCAGCGTGGGCATGGTgtccagctccttctgcaagTCCCTCGGCCAGCTTTACTTAACAGCTGGCCTCATCACTG GTCTGGGATCGTGTTTCAGCTTCCAGGCAGGAGTGACTGCGCTGGGCCACTACTTCGTGCGGTGGCAAGCGTTGGCTAACGCCATGGCATCCACTGGTGTCTCTCTTGGTTTCACGCTGTGGCCGCTGCTTTCTCAATACATGCTGGATGAGATGGGCTGGAGAAACACTTTTCTTATCTTTGGAGGAATACTATTAAACTGTTGTGTCTGTGGAGCCATTATGAGACCAGTGCAGCTTGCATCAGGATCACTAGTACAGTTACCCAGGCCTGGAGAGGATTCagggagaagagcagaagaggCACAGCTGTCCAATGGAGCATCTTCTCCCCACCTAAAGtaccagcagcaaaacagaaagactGCATGCTTCCAGATGCTGCAGAAGTACCTGGCTTTTGATATCTTCTGTCAAAACAAAGGTTACCAGATTTACACTATTGGAGTGACCTGGATGATGATGGGGTTTGTGTTACCCCACGTCTACCTAGTACCTTATGCCATCCAGAACGGTGTGGAGGAACGCAAGGCAGCCCTCCTCATCTCCATTATTGGGTTCATCAACATCTTCATACGCCCTTTGACAGGACTGCTTTCGGGACACAGAATCTTCACGGGAAGGCGCATCTACCTGTTcagcctggctgtgctcctCTGCGGGCTGAGCAATTTCATTTGCATCATTTCAGCTGAGTTCAGCGTGCTCATCGTCTACTGCGTCATCCTCAGCATAGCCATGAGTGGCATTGGGGCACTCACCTTCCAGGTGCTGATGGATGTGGTGGAGATGGACAGGTTCTCAAGTGCTCTAGGGCTCTTCACGGTCCTGGAGAGTATCACTCTCCTCATTGGACCCCCTCTCACAG GTCTCCTGGTGGATATAACCAATGATTTCCACTATGTCTTCTACACCTCCAGTTTCCTCATGATATCAGCTGCTTTGTTCATGGGGCTCAGCTTCTGcgctctggaaaaaaaaagaaatttgaaagagGCCTCAAAAGTACCTTTGGATAATCCTTCCAGATATCAATACAATGACACGCCAGCTGAACTACAGCCTGAAAGTCAGTCCACTCCAGCAGTCGTGTACATCAcaagcatatga
- the SLC16A5 gene encoding monocarboxylate transporter 6 isoform X1: MGSAIAICFMLLVSKKSNLGSLRSSSTKVRSLGQGLHGSCSRFPSGPAWEKKAVVMSRGGAAARGAAKPQDRGWAWMVLLAAVLLQGLTLGFPSCIGVFFTDLQHEFQASNSETSWFPSIMVAVLHGGGPLCSILVKRFGYRFAVMLGGLLSSVGMVSSSFCKSLGQLYLTAGLITGLGSCFSFQAGVTALGHYFVRWQALANAMASTGVSLGFTLWPLLSQYMLDEMGWRNTFLIFGGILLNCCVCGAIMRPVQLASGSLVQLPRPGEDSGRRAEEAQLSNGASSPHLKYQQQNRKTACFQMLQKYLAFDIFCQNKGYQIYTIGVTWMMMGFVLPHVYLVPYAIQNGVEERKAALLISIIGFINIFIRPLTGLLSGHRIFTGRRIYLFSLAVLLCGLSNFICIISAEFSVLIVYCVILSIAMSGIGALTFQVLMDVVEMDRFSSALGLFTVLESITLLIGPPLTGLLVDITNDFHYVFYTSSFLMISAALFMGLSFCALEKKRNLKEASKVPLDNPSRYQYNDTPAELQPESQSTPAVVYITSI, encoded by the exons ATGGGGAGTGCTATTGCTATATGTTTCATGCTGCTGGTCTCGAAGAAATCAAACCTGGGATCTCTCAGAAGCAGCTCTAccaag GTCCGTTCCCTGGGCCAAGGGTTGCATGGTAGCTGCAGTCGCTTCCCCAGCGGGCCGGCCTGGGAGAAGAAAGCAGTCGTCATGTCccgaggaggagcagcagcacggggagcTGCCAAGCCCCAGGACCGGGGCTGGGCATGGATGGTCCTGCTCGccgcagtgctgctgcaggggctgacGCTGGGCTTCCCCTCCTGCATCGGCGTCTTCTTCACGGACCTCCAGCACGAGTTCCAGGCCTCCAACAGTGAGACGTCGTGGTTCCCATCCATCATGGTGGCTGTGCTGCACGGAGGTG GACCCCTCTGCAGCATCTTGGTGAAGCGATTTGGCTACAGGTTTGCCGTGATGCTGGGAGGCCTGCTCAGCAGCGTGGGCATGGTgtccagctccttctgcaagTCCCTCGGCCAGCTTTACTTAACAGCTGGCCTCATCACTG GTCTGGGATCGTGTTTCAGCTTCCAGGCAGGAGTGACTGCGCTGGGCCACTACTTCGTGCGGTGGCAAGCGTTGGCTAACGCCATGGCATCCACTGGTGTCTCTCTTGGTTTCACGCTGTGGCCGCTGCTTTCTCAATACATGCTGGATGAGATGGGCTGGAGAAACACTTTTCTTATCTTTGGAGGAATACTATTAAACTGTTGTGTCTGTGGAGCCATTATGAGACCAGTGCAGCTTGCATCAGGATCACTAGTACAGTTACCCAGGCCTGGAGAGGATTCagggagaagagcagaagaggCACAGCTGTCCAATGGAGCATCTTCTCCCCACCTAAAGtaccagcagcaaaacagaaagactGCATGCTTCCAGATGCTGCAGAAGTACCTGGCTTTTGATATCTTCTGTCAAAACAAAGGTTACCAGATTTACACTATTGGAGTGACCTGGATGATGATGGGGTTTGTGTTACCCCACGTCTACCTAGTACCTTATGCCATCCAGAACGGTGTGGAGGAACGCAAGGCAGCCCTCCTCATCTCCATTATTGGGTTCATCAACATCTTCATACGCCCTTTGACAGGACTGCTTTCGGGACACAGAATCTTCACGGGAAGGCGCATCTACCTGTTcagcctggctgtgctcctCTGCGGGCTGAGCAATTTCATTTGCATCATTTCAGCTGAGTTCAGCGTGCTCATCGTCTACTGCGTCATCCTCAGCATAGCCATGAGTGGCATTGGGGCACTCACCTTCCAGGTGCTGATGGATGTGGTGGAGATGGACAGGTTCTCAAGTGCTCTAGGGCTCTTCACGGTCCTGGAGAGTATCACTCTCCTCATTGGACCCCCTCTCACAG GTCTCCTGGTGGATATAACCAATGATTTCCACTATGTCTTCTACACCTCCAGTTTCCTCATGATATCAGCTGCTTTGTTCATGGGGCTCAGCTTCTGcgctctggaaaaaaaaagaaatttgaaagagGCCTCAAAAGTACCTTTGGATAATCCTTCCAGATATCAATACAATGACACGCCAGCTGAACTACAGCCTGAAAGTCAGTCCACTCCAGCAGTCGTGTACATCAcaagcatatga
- the KCTD2 gene encoding BTB/POZ domain-containing protein KCTD2 yields MAELAAAEGPPRGRTPSPGPAPGPGGVPGPPSPRSAAPGASGTALGTAPAPAASKWVRLNVGGTYFVSTRQTLCREPKSFLCRLCCQDGPELGSDKDETGAYLIDRDPTYFGPILNYLRHGKLIINKELAEEGVLEEAEFYNIASLVRLVKERIRDNENRTSQGPVKHVYRVLQCQEEELTQMVSTMSDGWKFEQLISIGSSYNYGNEDQAEFLCVVSRELNNSTNGIVKEPSEKAKILQERGSRM; encoded by the exons ATGGCGGAGCTGGCGGCGGCCGAGGGGCCGCCCAGGGGCCGCACCCCCAGCCCGGGCCCGGCGCCGGGTCCcgggggggtgccggggccgCCCAGCCCCCGCTCGGCCGCTCCGGGGGCTTCGGGCACGGCGctgggcacggccccggccccggctgccTCCAAGTGGGTGCGGCTGAACGTGGGCGGCACGTACTTCGTGAGCACCCGGCAGACGCTGTGCAGGGAGCCCAAGTCCTTCCTGTGCCGCCTCTGCTGCCAGGACGGGCCCGAGCTGGGCTCCGACAAG GATGAGACGGGTGCATATCTCATCGACAGAGACCCCACCTATTTTGGTCCAATACTGAACTACCTCCGCCACGGGAAGCTTATCATAAACAAGGAGCTCGCAGAAGAAG GGGTCCTGGAAGAAGCCGAGTTTTACAACATTGCATCTCTCGTGCGACTGGTGAAGGAGCGGATACGGGATAACGAGAACAGAACCTCTCAA GGACCTGTGAAGCACGTGTACAGAGTCCTGCAGTGCCAAGAGGAGGAGCTCACACAGATGGTGTCCACCATGTCAGATGGGTGGAAATTCGAACAG CTCATCAGCATTGGATCTTCCTATAACTACGGAAACGAAGACCAGGCAGAATTCCTCTGCGTCGTGTCCAGGGAACTCAACAATTCCACCAACGGCATCGTCAAAGAGCCCAGTGAGAAGGCAAAG attcttCAGGAGCGAGGATCCCGGATGTAA
- the ATP5PD gene encoding ATP synthase subunit d, mitochondrial, which yields MAGRRAALKAIDWAAFAERVPANQRAMFNALKTRSDALSARLASLPEKPPTIDWAHYKAAIAKADMVDEFQKKFSALKIPEPVDTQSAKIDAQEQEAAKKTAEYVQASKARIAQYEQHLQKLRSMIPFEQMTIEDMAEAFPESKLDKEKHPFWPHKPIADL from the exons atggcGGGccgcagagctgctctcaaggCCATCGACTGGGCCGCCTTCGCCGAGAGGGTGCCCGCCAACCAGCGAGCCATGTTCAACGCCCTGAAGACCCGCAGCGACGCGCTGTCGGCCCG GCTGGCCAGCCTGCCGGAGAAGCCCCCCACCATCGACTGGGCTCACTACAAGGCTGCCATCGCTAAAGCCGACATGGTGGACGAGTTCCAGAAGAAG TTCAGTGCACTGAAGATTCCTGAGCCAGTGGATACACAAAGTGCTAAAATCGATGCCCAGGAGCAGGAAGCT GCAAAGAAAACCGCTGAGTACGTGCAAGCTTCCAAAGCTCGGATTGCCCAGTACGAACAGCAC CTTCAGAAGCTCAGAAGCATGATTCCCTTTGAACAAATGACAATTGAAGACATGGCTGAGGCCTTCCCTGAAAGCAAACTGGATAAGGAGAAGCATCCGTTCTGGCCTCACAAACCGATTGCCGATCTGTAA
- the LOC118175909 gene encoding 5-hydroxytryptamine receptor 3A-like isoform X1 — MQRAFIAILTLSLGTAGAAPRYICTYYDVIEHLNITSHSKLHSHILPKTNWKEPLEVNMDFMLIAILSVAEKLQTVTFYFVLTLEWRNAFATWDPQDFCNISKIVLPMDSYWSPPIFILERVNEQKSDLEYMVVTHNGTFNTSQPFQVTLTCSLMILKFPFDTQTCNISIASFLYPVTDLVMKVKRTPAEMMKNSQSYFITDGEWKFTNLSISEYREGLDDDEYPVIIYKISMERRPTLYILNLILPTCALYLLDMAVLFGPSSLEEKISFQISIILGSSMLAVILNNMLPTSSNEPPIIVLFFLGTFLLMIMAVLDTFFLLHQQHKSLRFDKALGSIQQGVHTRLATDANNQAMKPLAKKTQEKGQQAKPHWKPQEQDPVLPVLEKVLLYSHLFLSLFFFAVISIKWSS; from the exons ATGCAGCGAGCTTTTATAGCTATCCTCACCCTTTCTCTTGGGACAG caggggctgcccccaggTACATCTGCACGTACTACGATGTCATCGAGCACCTGAACATCACCTCCCACAGCAAGCTCCACTCCCACATACTGCCAAAGACGAACTGGAAGGAGCCTCTGGAAGTGAACATGGATTTTATGCTGATAGCTATTCTCTCTGTG GCTGAAAAGCTGCAGACGGTCACTTTTTATTTCGTGTTGACCTTG GAGTGGAGGAACGCCTTTGCGACTTGGGACCCGCAGGATTTCTGTAACATCTCCAAAATCGTTCTGCCAATGGATTCCTACTGGTCGCCCCCCATCTTCATTTTAGAACG GGTGAACGAACAGAAGTCGGACTTGGAGTACATGGTTGTCACGCACAACGGCACCTTCAACACAAGCCAGCCCTTCCAAGTTACCTTAACGTGCAGCCTGATGATCCTCAAGTTCCCCTTCGACACCCAGACGTGCAACATAAGCATAGCTTCATTTCTCTACCCAG TAACAGACCTTGTCATGAAAGTCAAGCGGACACCAGCTGAGATGATGAAAAACAGCCAGAGTTACTTCATAACCGATGGAGAGTGGAAGTTCACCAACCTGAGCATCAGTGAATACAGAGAAGGGCTGGATGATGATGAATATCCAGTGATCATCTACAAG ATTTCCATGGAGAGACGACCTACTCTGTATATTCTGAACCTGATCCTGCCAACGTGCGCGCTGTACCTGCTCGATATGGCTGTGCTGTTTGGACCCAGCTCTCTCGAGGAGAAAATCAGCTTCCAGATTTCCATCATCCTGGGCAGCTCCATGTTAGCCGTGATTCTCAACAACATGCTTCCTACTTCCTCCAACGAACCACCCATAATAG tgctgttcTTTTTGGGCACCTTCCTGCTAATGATCATGGCCGTGTTAGACACCTTCTtcctgctgcaccagcagcacaaaTCCCTACGCTTCGACAAGGCTCTCGGAAGCATCCAGCAAG GTGTGCACACCAGGCTGGCAACAGACGCCAACAACCAGGCCATGAAACCCCTTGCCAAGAAGACCCAGGAAAAAGGGCAGCAAGCCAAGCCCCACTGGAAACCACAGGAGCAGGACCCAGTTCTGCCAGTTCTGGAGAAGGTGCTTCTCTACAGTCACTTATTCTtgtcactctttttttttgctgttatttctaTAAAATGGAGCAGCTAG
- the LOC118175909 gene encoding 5-hydroxytryptamine receptor 3A-like isoform X2 yields MQRAFIAILTLSLGTGAAPRYICTYYDVIEHLNITSHSKLHSHILPKTNWKEPLEVNMDFMLIAILSVAEKLQTVTFYFVLTLEWRNAFATWDPQDFCNISKIVLPMDSYWSPPIFILERVNEQKSDLEYMVVTHNGTFNTSQPFQVTLTCSLMILKFPFDTQTCNISIASFLYPVTDLVMKVKRTPAEMMKNSQSYFITDGEWKFTNLSISEYREGLDDDEYPVIIYKISMERRPTLYILNLILPTCALYLLDMAVLFGPSSLEEKISFQISIILGSSMLAVILNNMLPTSSNEPPIIVLFFLGTFLLMIMAVLDTFFLLHQQHKSLRFDKALGSIQQGVHTRLATDANNQAMKPLAKKTQEKGQQAKPHWKPQEQDPVLPVLEKVLLYSHLFLSLFFFAVISIKWSS; encoded by the exons ATGCAGCGAGCTTTTATAGCTATCCTCACCCTTTCTCTTGGGACAG gggctgcccccaggTACATCTGCACGTACTACGATGTCATCGAGCACCTGAACATCACCTCCCACAGCAAGCTCCACTCCCACATACTGCCAAAGACGAACTGGAAGGAGCCTCTGGAAGTGAACATGGATTTTATGCTGATAGCTATTCTCTCTGTG GCTGAAAAGCTGCAGACGGTCACTTTTTATTTCGTGTTGACCTTG GAGTGGAGGAACGCCTTTGCGACTTGGGACCCGCAGGATTTCTGTAACATCTCCAAAATCGTTCTGCCAATGGATTCCTACTGGTCGCCCCCCATCTTCATTTTAGAACG GGTGAACGAACAGAAGTCGGACTTGGAGTACATGGTTGTCACGCACAACGGCACCTTCAACACAAGCCAGCCCTTCCAAGTTACCTTAACGTGCAGCCTGATGATCCTCAAGTTCCCCTTCGACACCCAGACGTGCAACATAAGCATAGCTTCATTTCTCTACCCAG TAACAGACCTTGTCATGAAAGTCAAGCGGACACCAGCTGAGATGATGAAAAACAGCCAGAGTTACTTCATAACCGATGGAGAGTGGAAGTTCACCAACCTGAGCATCAGTGAATACAGAGAAGGGCTGGATGATGATGAATATCCAGTGATCATCTACAAG ATTTCCATGGAGAGACGACCTACTCTGTATATTCTGAACCTGATCCTGCCAACGTGCGCGCTGTACCTGCTCGATATGGCTGTGCTGTTTGGACCCAGCTCTCTCGAGGAGAAAATCAGCTTCCAGATTTCCATCATCCTGGGCAGCTCCATGTTAGCCGTGATTCTCAACAACATGCTTCCTACTTCCTCCAACGAACCACCCATAATAG tgctgttcTTTTTGGGCACCTTCCTGCTAATGATCATGGCCGTGTTAGACACCTTCTtcctgctgcaccagcagcacaaaTCCCTACGCTTCGACAAGGCTCTCGGAAGCATCCAGCAAG GTGTGCACACCAGGCTGGCAACAGACGCCAACAACCAGGCCATGAAACCCCTTGCCAAGAAGACCCAGGAAAAAGGGCAGCAAGCCAAGCCCCACTGGAAACCACAGGAGCAGGACCCAGTTCTGCCAGTTCTGGAGAAGGTGCTTCTCTACAGTCACTTATTCTtgtcactctttttttttgctgttatttctaTAAAATGGAGCAGCTAG
- the MRPL58 gene encoding peptidyl-tRNA hydrolase ICT1, mitochondrial, producing MAARTLRALCRPRLLVAGFSRPAAAGAEFRSAYSLDKLYPPRGDGGGDTGSAPEQEAKPPALDIPMDRLTVSYCRSSGPGGQNVNKVNTKAEVRFHLASADWIPEAVRQRMASMHKNKINRAGELIVSSEESRYQMRNLAICLEKIRAMVTEATEKPKVVSKETAQELIARVEKMNRERLRQKKIHSNIKQSRKADFD from the exons ATGGCGGCGCGCACTCTCCGAGCCCTGTGCCGGCCGCGGCTGCTCGTGGCCGGCTTCTCGCGGCCGGCAGCTGCCGGGGCGGAGTTCCGGAGCGCCTACAGCCTGGACAAGCTGTACCCGCCGCGGGGGGACGGCGGCGGCGATACCGGCAGCGCCCCG GAGCAGGAGGCCAAGCCCCCGGCCCTCGACATCCCCATGG aCCGACTGACTGTATCCTACTGCCGGAGCAGCGGCCCTGGTGGGCAGAACGTTAATAAAG tgAATACTAAGGCAGAAGTCAGGTTCCACCTGGCATCAGCAGACTGGATCCCAGAAGCTGTGAGACAAAGAATGGCATCAATG CACAAAAACAAGATAAACCGAGCTGGTGAGCTGATTGTGAGCTCTGAAGAGAGTCGCTACCAAATGAGGAATCTGGcgatttgtttagaaaaaatcAGAGCCATGGTCACGGAGGCTACTGAGAAGCCGAAGGTGGTGTCTAAGGAGACTGCACAGGAGCTCATAGCCAG ggTGGAAAAAATGAACCGTGAACGactgagacagaaaaagataCACTCAAATATAAAACAGAGCAGGAAGGCAGATTTCGACTGA